In Myxococcales bacterium, a single window of DNA contains:
- the tuf gene encoding elongation factor Tu (EF-Tu; promotes GTP-dependent binding of aminoacyl-tRNA to the A-site of ribosomes during protein biosynthesis; when the tRNA anticodon matches the mRNA codon, GTP hydrolysis results; the inactive EF-Tu-GDP leaves the ribosome and release of GDP is promoted by elongation factor Ts; many prokaryotes have two copies of the gene encoding EF-Tu), with translation MAKAKFERTKPHVNIGTIGHIDHGKTTLTSAITKVMSKHGLAAA, from the coding sequence ATGGCAAAGGCCAAGTTTGAGCGGACGAAGCCGCACGTGAACATTGGGACGATCGGCCACATCGATCACGGGAAGACGACGCTGACCAGCGCGATCACGAAGGTGATGTCGAAGCACGGCTTGGCGGCGGC